In Musa acuminata AAA Group cultivar baxijiao chromosome BXJ2-8, Cavendish_Baxijiao_AAA, whole genome shotgun sequence, one genomic interval encodes:
- the LOC135618562 gene encoding uncharacterized protein LOC135618562, which translates to MAAALECWSGRPSTDEDTVEQVLMQTQDRSEAFHRSSAASAAAAAAASPACNSSSASSSSSSSTSSSPPSPSAALPPPKKWQRLGRNFAGAIAALRSSLNIDPSRDPSPSRFDRLLRGVGLARNPGGLPPDKLVSSVRRHFDSLPNSYAQAGFDMKDVLLHLRLMEQASADDHPAIHIQETDSNGGAEGSVFKLTFACSAPLSWPTMSGTLDSSSICCKKIQIFEKKGLTLGVVTVLVQQGNERHFKARIEASLKAAVKKPKNNGVKLPFGLCGCQEESSRNVEEDAQFDGDDGRGSDGERLRRVQLPCPLPMSSVVVSIDEWQSIRSGGDEMGRWVLSSDEVELVDRMRPNSFRGAYRGRRVWVKKLRGCERGSAYEIEIRQDLLQLMSCGQRNILQFYGIFFEENEGLCVVTKMLDGGSLHDVIQKNKNVAIREVMRIALDVAEGLMFMNNHGVAYRDLNTHRILLDRQKNACLGDMGIVTSCNNVGEVTEYEMAGYRWLAPEIIAGDPESVTETWMSNVYSYGMVLWEMVTGEAAYSSYSPVQAAVGIATCGLRPEIPKDCPQVLRSLMQRCWNNNPAKRPQFAEIIAILNRQNVR; encoded by the exons ATGGCAGCGGCGCTGGAGTGTTGGTCCGGGAGGCCGAGCACGGACGAGGACACGGTGGAGCAGGTCCTCATGCAGACCCAGGACCGGTCCGAGGCCTTCCACCGTTCCTCCGCCGCTTCCGCCGCCGCAGCCGCCGCGGCCTCCCCGGCCTGcaactcctcctccgcctcctcctcctcttcctcctcgaccTCCTCTTCCCCGCCTTCCCCCTCCGCCGCCCTCCCGCCTCCCAAGAAATGGCAGCGCCTCGGCCGCAACTTCGCCGGCGCTATCGCCGCCCTCCGCAGCTCCCTCAACATCGATCCTTCCCGCGACCCCTCGCCCTCGCGCTTCGACCGCCTCCTCCGCGGCGTCGGCCTCGCCCGCAATCCCGGCGGCCTGCCCCCCGACAAACTCGTCTCCAGCGTCCGCCGCCACTTCGACTCGCTGCCCAACAG CTACGCTCAAGCAGGATTCGACATGAAAGACGTGCTTCTGCATCTGAGATTGATGGAGCAGGCGTCGGCGGACGACCATCCTGCGATCCACATTCAAGAGACGGACAGCAATGGCGGAGCCGAGGGATCGGTTTTCAAGCTCACATTCGCCTGCAGCGCCCCGCTGTCATGGCCGACGATGTCCGGAACGCTGGATAGCTCTTCGATCTGCTGCAAGAAGATCCAGATCTTCGAGAAGAAGGGCTTGACGCTCGGGGTCGTCACCGTCTTGGTCCAGCAGGGGAACGAGAGGCACTTCAAGGCCCGGATCGAGGCCTCGCTGAAGGCGGCGGTGAAGAAGCCCAAAAACAACGGGGTGAAGCTTCCGTTCGGGTTGTGCGGATGCCAAGAGGAGAGCTCGCGGAACGTCGAGGAGGACGCCCAGTTCGACGGGGACGACGGGCGAGGATCCGACGGCGAGCGGCTCCGCCGGGTTCAACTGCCGTGCCCTCTGCCGATGTCTTCCGTCGTCGTCTCGATCGACGAGTGGCAGAGCATCCGGTCGGGCGGGGACGAGATGGGGAGGTGGGTTCTGAGCTCCGACGAGGTCGAGCTGGTCGACCGGATGCGGCCCAATTCGTTCAGGGGTGCATACAGGGGGAGGAGGGTGTGGGTGAAGAAGCTGCGGGGCTGCGAGAGGGGAAGCGCGTACGAGATCGAGATCAGGCAGGACCTGCTGCAGCTGATGAGCTGCGGGCAGAGGAACATCCTCCAATTCTATGGCATCTTCTTCGAAGAGAACGAGGGGCTGTGTGTGGTCACCAAGATGCTGGATGGAGGATCCCTGCACGATGTCATCCAGAAGAACAAGAATGTGGCGATCAGGGAGGTGATGCGGATTGCGCTCGATGTCGCGGAAGGGCTCATGTTCATGAACAATCATGGAGTGGCTTATAGGGATCTCAACACACACAGGATTCTCTTGGACAGGCAGAAGAATGCTTGTCTCGGTGACATGGGCATAGTTACCTCTTGTAACAATGTCGGCGAGGTCACCGAGTATGAGATGGCCGGATACCGGTGGTTGGCTCCTGAG ATAATCGCGGGGGACCCCGAGAGTGTGACAGAGACTTGGATGAGCAATGTGTATAGTTATGGCATGGTGCTTTGGGAGATGGTAACCGGCGAGGCTGCTTACTCTTCATATTCACCGGTTCAAGCAGCAGTGGGGATCGCAACGTGTGGGCTGAGACCTGAAATACCTAAAGACTGCCCACAGGTTCTGCGGTCGCTGATGCAGAGATGCTGGAACAATAACCCCGCAAAGCGGCCTCAGTTTGCAGAAATCATCGCAATCCTAAACAGGCAAAACGTTCGATGA
- the LOC135618563 gene encoding importin subunit beta-1-like, whose protein sequence is MAMEITQVLLSAQSPDGHTRTLAEANLKQFQEQNLPLFLLSLSVELSSEQKPPESRRLAGIILKNSLDAKDAVRKEELTQRWVSVDPSIKSQIKDSLLRTLGSSVSDARQTSSQVIAKVASIEVPRREWQELIGLLLNNMTQPDAPAPLKQSTLEALGYVCEEVSPQDLEQDQVNAILTAVVQGMNQTEHSSEVRLAAVKALYNALDFAQTNFENEVERNFIMKVVCETTMSKESEIRQAAIECLVSIASTYYEYLEPYMQTLFNLTANAVRGDEEPVALQAIEFWSSICDEEIQIQEEFGEDNGESSSPHSSFIKQALPTLVPLMLETLLKQEEDQDQEDGVWNLSMAGGTCLGLIARTVGDAVVPLAMPFVENNITKGDWRSREAATFAFGSILEGPSIEKLAPLVHSGLQFLLNAMKDQNSHVKDTTAWTLGRIFEFLHSAGGEYPILTATNLPHIMSVLLESIRDAPNVAEKVCGAIYFLAQGFEDAGSSSSILTPYLGDIVSALLSTADRTDPSNVRLRSSAYETLNEIVRCSSIPETSNMVAHLLHEIMNRLSKTLELHIASSEDREKQGDLQALLCGVLQVILQKLSNSNETKPIILQSADQMMILFLQVFACRSSTVHEEAMLAIGALAYATGPEFAKYMQEFYKYLEMGLQNFEEYQVCSISVGVVGDICRALDDKVLPYCDGIMSQLLKDLSSPMLHRSVKPPIFSCFGDIALAIGEHFEKYVPYVIPMLQGAAELCSHLDVNDDDMQEYGNQLRRGIFEAYSGILQGFKGPKAALMVPCASPLLSFIEAVVRDKNRDEEVTKAAVAVLGDLADTLGPNTKILFKDCTFHMELLGECFRSDNDQLKETATWTQGMIQRVLVS, encoded by the exons ATGGCGATGGAGATTACCCAGGTCCTCTTGTCTGCCCAATCTCCTGACGGGCATACTCGAACTCTTGCTGAAGCAAACCTCAAGCAGTTTCAGGAACAGAATCTCCCCCTCTTTCTACTTTCCTTATCTGTTGAGCTATCAAGTGAACAGAAGCCTCCCGAGTCTCGAAGACTTGCCGGTATTATTCTTAAGAATTCCCTAGATGCAAAGGATGCAGTTCGTAAGGAAGAATTGACTCAGCGGTGGGTCAGTGTGGATCCATCTATCAAATCCCAAATCAAGGATTCTTTGTTGAGGACGCTTGGATCATCAGTATCTGACGCTCGACAGACTTCTTCACAAGTCATTGCTAAGGTTGCATCAATCGAGGTACCACGACGTGAATGGCAAGAGCTGATAGGGTTGCTTCTAAACAACATGACTCAGCCAGATGCCCCTGCTCCTTTAAAGCAATCAACCTTGGAGGCACTGGGGTATGTTTGTGAGGAGGTATCTCCTCAGGACTTGGAGCAGGATCAAGTAAATGCCATCCTCACTGCTGTTGTGCAGGGTATGAACCAGACAGAACATAGTTCTGAAGTCCGCCTTGCAGCTGTTAAGGCACTTTATAATGCTTTAGATTTTGCTCAGACTAACTTTGAGAATGAGGTAGAGAGGAACTTCATCATGAAAGTTGTCTGTGAGACCACTATGTCAAAAGAGTCAGAGATCAGGCAAGCAGCAATTGAGTGCCTTGTTTCTATAGCCTCTACATATTATGAGTATCTTGAGCCTTACATGCAGACCCTTTTTAATTTGACTGCGAATGCAGTGAGAGGAGATGAGGAGCCTGTTGCTCTTCAAGCGATTGAGTTTTGGAGCTCTATCTGTGATGAAGAGATTCAAATTCAAGAGGAGTTTGGGGAAGATAACGGCGAGAGCTCTTCTCCCCATTCTAGCTTTATAAAGCAAGCGCTTCCTACGCTTGTGCCATTGATGTTAGAAACACTGCTTAAACAAGAGGAGGATCAGGATCAGGAAGATGGTGTTTGGAATCTGTCTATGGCTGGGGGAACCTGCCTTGGACTTATTGCAAGAACCGTTGGGGATGCGGTTGTGCCCCTTGCGATGCCATTTGTGGAGAATAATATAACAAAGGGTGACTGGCGAAGCCGTGAAGCAGCTACTTTTGCATTTGGGTCAATTCTTGAAGGTCCGTCCATTGAGAAGCTTGCACCACTTGTTCATTCTGGACTTCAATTCTTGTTGAATGCAATGAAAGACCAGAATAGCCATGTCAAGGACACAACAGCATGGACCCTTGGCAGGATCTTTGAGTTCCTGCATTCTGCTGGTGGTGAATATCCAATTTTAACTGCCACAAACCTTCCACACATCATGTCTGTATTGTTGGAGAGTATCAGAGATGCTCCGAATGTGGCTGAGAAAGTTTGTGGAGCCATTTATTTCCTTGCCCAAGGTTTTGAGGATGCAGGTTCTAGTTCATCGATACTTACACCCTATCTTGGTGATATTGTTTCAGCCCTCCTTTCTACAGCTGATCGCACAGATCCAAGCAATGTTAGGCTTCGTTCTTCTGCATATGAAACATTGAATGAGATAGTTCGATGTAGCAGTATACCTGAAACTTCGAACATGGTTGCTCATCTACTCCATGAAATCATGAATAGATTAAGCAAAACTCTGGAGCTTCATATTGCATCTTCGGAGGACAGGGAAAAGCAGGGTGATCTGCAAGCCCTGTTATGTGGCGTCCTTCAAGTAATATTACAGAAATTGAGTAACTCAAATGAGACGAAGCCTATAATACTTCAGTCTGCTGATCAGATGATGATCCTCTTCCTTCAAGTTTTTGCTTGCCGCAGTTCTACCGTCCATGAAGAAGCAATGCTTGCGATCGGGGCCCTTGCTTATGCCACAGGCCCTGAATTTGCAAAGTACATGCAAGAGTTCTACAAGTATTTGGAGATGGGCTTGCAGAACTTTGAAGAGTATCAAGTCTGCTCCATATCTGTTGGTGTGGTTGGTGATATCTGTCGTGCACTAGATGACAAGGTCCTTCCCTATTGTGATGGCATCATGAGTCAGCTTCTGAAAGATCTCTCCAGTCCTATGCTTCATCGGTCTGTAAAGCCTCCTATATTTTCATGCTTTGGAGATATTGCTCTTGCAATCGGGGAGCATTTTGAAAAGTATGTCCCTTATGTTATACCGATGCTGCAAGGAGCTGCAGAGCTCTGCTCTCACTTGGATGTAAATGATGATGATATGCAAGAATATGGTAATCAGCTCAGACGTGGTATTTTCGAGGCTTACTCTGGTATACTTCAAGGGTTCAAAGGTCCCAAGGCGGCTCTGATGGTTCCTTGCGCGAGCCCTCTTCTGAGCTTCATCGAAGCTGTTGTTAGGGATAAGAACAG GGACGAGGAGGTAACCAAAGCTGCGGTTGCGGTGCTGGGAGATCTTGCGGACACTCTTGGTCCAAACACAAAGATCCTGTTCAAGGATTGTACTTTTCATATGGAGTTATTGGGAGAATGCTTTCGATCAGACAATGACCAATTGAAGGAAACTGCGACTTGGACTCAAGGAATGATTCAGCGAGTATTAGTCTCGTGA